TACCATCCAATTATCCTTCAAAACTTCATCTCCCAATAATTTTTTCCGGAAAATGCGTGCAAAATACGATTGATCACCAGATAAAAGTCTCCATGCATGCTTCCCTAGCATTGCTTGATTAAGACACTCAATATTCCTAATACCAAGACCACCCTCCCTTTTTGGTAAACTAAGAAACTTCTGACTACACCAATGGATTGTCCTCCCCAATCTACCacccgcccaccaaaaatgtgataATAAAGAATTAATCTTATtagtcacacttaccggtattttaaaaaccgatagaaagtaattagAGATATTTGATAGGACAGATGTGATTAAAGTTAACCTTCCCGCTGGAGTCAAAAAGATCCCATTCCATGAAGAGATTCGCTTCATAACAATATCAATAAGTCCTCTGAAAAGTTCCCTCTTCGATCCTTGTAAATCAGTAGGTAACCCCAGATACTTTCCCAAACCTTGGGTTCCCTTTACTCGCAAATTCCGCATTCCACAACGTGCCCGTGCAAGTGTTGTACTAGGACTAAACAGAATCCCGGATTTATCTTCATTCATTACTTGTCCAGACACCTTGCAATACTTATTTAAAATAGCTCGGAGATTCCTCGTCGAATTTTTTCTATCATGTAAGAAGAAAATCGCATCATCCGCAAAAAACAAATGAGACAAAGCCTCCACACCACGGCACAACGTAATCCCTTTCAACAAACCACGTTGTTGTGCTTTACGCACATTACATGATAACACCTCCATGCAAAGGACGAAGAGGTAGGGGGAAAGCGGATCACCCTGCCTCAAGCCACAATGCGGTTGAAAAACCCTTAATGGTGCTCTATTAAAAAGAACCTGATATGAAACTGTCGTGACGCAATTCATGATCAGAAAAATCAACCTTTCTGGCACTCCAAATTTATAAAGCACAGCCCGCAAAAAATCCCACCTCACGCGATCATAAGCTTTACTCATATCAGCTTTGAACGCATACCGCCCAGATTTCCCTTTTTTGTGTAAATTAATCTTATGTAGAGCTTCATTAGCCAAAATAATATTATCTGATATCTGCCTTCCCGGAATGAAAGCATTTTGGAAGTCCCCAACCAGATAACCCATCACTTTTGCCATTCTATTTGTGATACACTTAGAGACAATACGCATGAGAACATTacacaaacttattggtcgataATCCCCCACCTTCTCCGGGTTATCACATTTTGGAATTAAGGTAATGAAAGTCCTATTAAGTTCCTTGAGAACCATCCCCGAATTGAGAATTGAGAGAATTGCCCTTGTTACATCCTTTTTAATAAAATACCAACATTTCTGGTAAAAGATAGCTGGTACTCCATCTGGTCCCGGTGATTTAAGTGCACCCATCTGGAAAACTGCAGTTCGCACTTCTTGCGCCGTAAAGGGCCGACTTAACTCATCACAATCATCCCCATGAACAGTCTTACTTATCCCCATTAAGACCTCCTCCATTAAGTTTTCCCGCACAGGTCCATTATCAGCGCATGGTGGGTTATATAAATTATAGAAAGACTCATAAAAAATTTCCCCAACAAGATCCGGCTCATAAATCCAATCTCCATTACCATTCTTTACCCCTAGAATAAAGTTTCTACCCGCACGCCCTTTTACCCAATTGAAAAAATACCTAGTACAAGTATCACCTTCAATCATCCACTTTAATTTTGCCCTTTGTCGCCAAAAGACCGCGGCCACTTTAGCAAATTCCCGAACCTTATCATTAACTCTCGTATACATATCATCATTACCATCATTAATAGCAGCATCCATACCTCTTTCTAATTCCAAATCAAAATCATCCCATTTCTGATGCCACTCTTGTCTCTTATCTAAAGCCCAATGTCGTACTTCTTGCCGTACCACAGAAAGCTTTCTTGCAACTTGGTAAGCTGGTGTTCCACATAATCGTCGTTTCCAAACCTCCTTGATAAGAGATATACACTCATCATACTCGAAAATCCATGCATCCACTTTATAaggcttattatttttattacggGTAAGGTGTAAATCCAACTCAATTGGTGCATGATCCGATATTTGTATAGGAAAGTGTTTTATTCCCGTCTCCGGAAAAAGCATAAACCAATCCTTAGAACCAAACGCCATTGAGTGACTGAGAACATTTCAGGTTAAGAAGGGCAGGCCCAATAACCTATCACTCGAACCTAGAAGCAAGGTGACCAGGATTACGAATGTCTAATGAGCTGCTGAGACCTATTTATGCCGGATGTGCttgactagacctggcaaaagcaacccgacctgAAAAAGTTGACTCGAGACCCGAAGtcacccgaactacatcacccgaatatgacccgaaaatccgaattgacccgacccgacccgaacatgacccgatcTTTCTTGACCCGTActggcccgacccgaaaatgacccgatccgaaaccaccaaacccgaaaatgactcgacaaaatataactctaattgaaccgaaaagtcttgaaatggctatttctctattattcattgacccgaaaatgacccgacccgaaacaacccgacccgcttgactcgaaacagacccgacaacaaacccgaaacagacccgaaatccgaaaagacccgtcccgacctgaattaacccgaactcaacgagagacccgaattgacccgacccgaattggcccgacccgaacccggcccgttgacccgttttgccaggtctccCTTAATATGCTCACTTGGGGCTTCTTACTCTAGTTGTtccccaaacataaaaaaaatggtTTAGAAGACGGATTTTTGCTAACCCAATTATTGCAAAATACAGATGAGTAAATATTATTCTATTAAATTTGCAATAGACATGTTGTGGGGTTCAAAGGTAAAGGCTTTGGTTTGCCACCAATTGCACCATACATTAAACCCTGGAACGCAACAACACATGGGCAATGGAATATCTCCCGCCCCACAAAAAGGCGATTGGATCGAAATGGGTCTATAAAATTAAGTACAATGTCGATGGGACAATTGAACGATATAAAGCCCGTCTAGTCATCATGGGTAACAAGCAAATTGAAGGTGTTGATTTTCAAGAGACCTTCGCACCAACTATCAAAATGGTCACAGTTCGTACTCTCCTCACCATCGCCGCCGCAAAGAATTGGGTCATCCATTAAATAGATGTCCACAATGCTTTCTTACATGGTGAACTTGAAGAGGAGGTCTACATGAAACCACCTCCGGGCTTCAACAATGACACCAACGGCAAAGTTTGTCGTCTCAGGAAATCTTTATATGACTTGCGACAGGCTCCAAGATGTTGGTAGGCCAAGTTAGCTTCGGCTTTGATCTCATATGGCTTCAAGCAATGTCCCTACGATCATTCCCTGTTCTCCATCACAACATCCAACACTGAGGTACATGTTCTAGTCTACGTCGACGACCTTTTTATTTGTGGAAATAATTCAAGTATGGTTGATCGATTCAACGGCTATCTCAGTAGTTGTTTTCACATGAAGGACCTTGGGCCTCTAAAATATTTCTTGGGTTTAGAAATTGCTCGGAATAAGACCGGGCTATTTATATCGCAAAGAAAATATGCCCTCGACATTCTCACTGAAGTCGACCTACTCGGTTCCAAACCCCAGTCTATACCCATGGAACCCAATCATCGACTCGCCTCAACGAGCTCTCCTTTGCTCTCTGACCCGCAGCCTTATCAACGCTTGATAGGCCGCCTAGTCTACCTCGCCATCACAAGACCAGAACTTACCTACTCCGTCCACATCTTGACGCAATTCATGCATGCCCCACGGACAGATCAATGGCAAGCTGTGCTTCAGGTGGTTCGTTATCTTAAAAATAATCCACGTCAAGGGCTCCTTCTTCGGTCTGATAATGATCTTCGCCTACGCGCCTATTGCGACTCTGATTATGCAAATTGTCCTAATAGTCGAAGATCCCTATCCGCCTACATTACGTTTCTCGGCAGCACCCCTATTTCTTGGAAAACGAAAAGGCAAACAACGGTTTCGCAATCATCAGCTAAGGCCGTGTATCGGGCCATGGCCGTCACGGTCTGCAAACTGAAATGGATTAAAGGTCTACTACAATTTATGGGTCTCCCTCATGACAAACCGATTGACCTACTATGTGACAGTGAATCCGCCCTTCACATAGCTCGCAACTCGGTTTTTCATGAACGCACTAAACACCTTGAAGTGGATTGTCACTTCATTCGGGACGAGATTCTAAAACTCACAATCAAACCAAGCTACGTCCATACCAAAATCCAATTGGCCGATATTTTGACTAAAGCTCTAGGACggattgtaatacccgccctttttgggaccctttgaccagcgtttactaaccttgggagcgggaatagccttAGAAGCGAGTGCCAAAATCATCTTAGGTTGCGTGTTAAGaatggtactcgatagagtagaggctactcgatcgagtagctaggttactcgatcgagtagggggccactcgatcgagtatgttgggtactcgatcgagtaccgagttttcagcgagggttttatatcgcgttttgttaaatccgcaaatcacttccgccactttcttcctatccttcagtcgcctctttcccttcccttcacctcaaaacctccatggaagcctttttgaagatccttgagccttaggagggcgtcacttgagtcgggtagcggtcttttgctgagtttctccctataggtatgtcataatcatcatccgtgtccttgttctttgcgattagggtttgcttggtagtaatagatgattgtgttgtgcttataggccttgcttgattgctggatatgtcatatgttggcatgggttggttgcagttgcttaaaggtaggttcgcctactcagtttctgtagatggtctagcgtgtcggtcgttgtgattgttttgtgattgcttagtatcgtaattgtttggtgacgattgtgatggtgattgtgatcgttgtctatggttctcgaggtgtggcctcggctgagtgaggtcacttgcgggagtgacttcacgccctagtttcgccctccgtggaacccgccacgggaggggatgtgcacattaatggacagggttatcgctcattatgaggaacggggatttggtgggaacggctgcggtcccccactggcaggactggtccagtggacagtcggtgacaaaGTTGGTTGGGTTATCGTGTTTGTGTTTGGGTTTGATAGCTTTGTTTTGTGTTGATAGTCGTAGTTGCCGTTGTcgtatcttgtctcagtactgaccttgtgtggttatttgtttgttatgtgtctgccgtgatcccttatggtgagcagtcggttttagcaggtgttgatgttgttgatagtaggagtccgggcagggatgagtcttcacgagattcgatagtcatagcgagtagtctttgagttgtatctttcatattaTTTGTTGGTTTAATCGcttgtaatacaatataatagttcttttatcgacatttgattattactatcctcaggcaaccgagatggtaacgctcttatatgctaaggaaggcctagttaaggctcctctgaatatgggggtgttacacggatTTCTTTCAAGAATATGCTATCCAAGTTGGGAGTCTCCAATTTGCACGCACCAACTTGAGAGGGGTAATACGACCCACCTCCAACGGCTCCATCAAGCACACAACAGGCAACAATCTTCCTTGCCTAGAAGAGTTTATTCACTAGCCGTTACCAAATTATCTCGTTTCCGTAAATACCGTGTATCCTTAGTATATATATTCTCTTTGTACATTGTACTCAACACAATTGATTTGGCAAATATATGAAATACATAAGTCTTATACGTTCAACAGGTTCGCCCTGCTTAAGTGCTTATAACCCAAAGGGCTGCTCCATCCGTTGTCAATTGGTTTTGCGATGAAACCTCCTTGGACTTATAAAGTGAACATTCTCTTGTTAAGCGGTTGGGTAATGTACCTCATGGTCCTCAGTTCGCGTGGGGATCATTTGGATCGGAAGATTAAATTAAAATTCACAACGAGGGGAGCCTAAGGGACAGTATTGGAATGAACAATCGGTGTAGAGCAATGAAATCAAGCATCGGTCGTTTCTCAGTTTGGTATCTCCTCGGACTTGAAGGCAAATCCAAGGGAATGGAAGAAGGGGAGGAAGGATAGGCCTTAACAAGTAGACCGAAGATAAAGTCACTACttgtttttcatttcttctaGTGGTTTTTCCGATCACGGAAGGTAATAACCTGCACAATGAGTGCTTGCTGCTCCGCCAACAGCGCTTACTGCCTCCTCTGTCTTTACCTTACGTTCTCTTTGGGAGCGAAACTGCATTCTTCTGCCTCAGTAGGATCTCTTGCTCTAACATTTCTCAAAAAGAGGTTTAGCGCCTCGGCTATACTATGGCTTTTTTTATCCAAAGGATGGCGCGCTTTATGAAGTTTATGCCTCTTGTTTTTTCGACCCGGGGGTTGGTAGACGTGTCCTTTTAAGTTATCACTGATACTGTAGCTACTGTCTACCGACCTCGTATCGGCTTTgattaataaaaaataaatttttgTCCCTCAAAAAAAACATTGTTTCTTAATAATACTACTACGTATTAGACTATTAGAGAGTGGTCCTT
The Silene latifolia isolate original U9 population chromosome 11, ASM4854445v1, whole genome shotgun sequence genome window above contains:
- the LOC141614633 gene encoding uncharacterized protein LOC141614633, which encodes MAFGSKDWFMLFPETGIKHFPIQISDHAPIELDLHLTRNKNNKPYKVDAWIFEYDECISLIKEVWKRRLCGTPAYQVARKLSVVRQEVRHWALDKRQEWHQKWDDFDLELERGMDAAINDGNDDMYTRVNDKVREFAKVAAVFWRQRAKLKWMIEGDTCTRYFFNWVKGRAGRNFILGVKNGNGDWIYEPDLVGEIFYESFYNLYNPPCADNGPVRENLMEEVLMGISKTVHGDDCDELSRPFTAQEVRTAVFQMGALKSPGPDGVPAIFYQKCWYFIKKDVTRAILSILNSGMVLKELNRTFITLIPKCDNPEKVGDYRPISLCNVLMRIVSKCITNRMAKVMGYLVGDFQNAFIPGRQISDNIILANEALHKINLHKKGKSGRYAFKADMSKAYDRVRWDFLRAVLYKFGVPERLIFLIMNCVTTVSYQVLFNRAPLRVFQPHCGLRQGDPLSPYLFVLCMEVLSCNVRKAQQRGLLKGITLCRGVEALSHLFFADDAIFFLHDRKNSTRNLRAILNKYCKVSGQVMNEDKSGILFSPSTTLARARCGMRNLRVKGTQGLGKYLGLPTDLQGSKRELFRGLIDIVMKRISSWNGIFLTPAGRLTLITSVLSNISNYFLSVFKIPVSVTNKINSLLSHFWWAGGRLGRTIHWCSQKFLSLPKREGGLGIRNIECLNQAMLGKHAWRLLSGDQSYFARIFRKKLLGDEVLKDNWMVQNGNNLSWGARSILHGLDFVRNQIGWKPGLDSEMNVWTNKWVNGDYPEPKDDCLGIDRVDLQHLMVKDLQINGQGRERKWNEGFLHSFLVDDSVKAILAKPICRSQTSDEVYWLHNSDGQYSVKSGYGILFHDFMLRRGSLKDKERLSRVGLTFCRQKLWKLPGPPTWKILLWRILTNTLSVGINFVKRNIEIDPSCKFCKGREMTIESMEHLFRDCPVSRRLWAGSELGIRTNQTSFLQIDSWIIDWMLYMEKSEGCEEQQIRFLATLWCIWSTRNQILFQGVDFHPIMFFKHWSQIVSTGIQATKEIKKGACALEGNSTSLARDNANWVRNSNPICVVGRIGDCRHVRVLVDAGWKGFDKAGVGWIAMSENGYIFHSMGTKIMAESALQAEGLGVLLVIRWACERGLRHLEISSDCLSLILQLAGMERRHLIIKTTLEEMSDCFSYFHCLAFSYVPRRFNYNAHRLACKAMDS